In Chelonoidis abingdonii isolate Lonesome George chromosome 22, CheloAbing_2.0, whole genome shotgun sequence, one genomic interval encodes:
- the CCDC117 gene encoding coiled-coil domain-containing protein 117 — translation MKMATLGRSFQGVPPVEFPQAPATLPDSTFQPGIIQTESQPGAVGHEYPQQTMVVIAGNRNNIVEGSDLSSSYLQSNLDLASLAATGSYNEGLTVATVSFTNSEKPPVLLQQQNCTQVSLRCGKKHKLEEEMDGCPVKKKRLIETVHYSPNPSTEEILCAGQQAAGEVARQCIGSLHEAGLLEIPCEDMDQTMGEHQCEVARRKLQEIEDRIIDEDEDVHADGNTSNLPTLVLSDTLQKGLRRDFDQVLTKKIIESMSRPSMELVLWKPLPEFLTDKLKSVSVAKNYKQQGTEGCQAKQSTLGAAFQPQTETFSEAQQTVMSPGLYSSLGTSVCVEEEMEL, via the exons ATGAAAATGGCAACTTTGGGCAGATCCTTTCAAGGAGTTCCTCCTGTGGAGTTTCCACAGGCTCCAGCAACTCTTCCTGACAGTACCTTCCAACCTGGAATCATACAGACtgaatcccagcctggagctgttGGTCATGAATATCCCCAACAAACCATGGTGGTTAtagcagggaacagaaataatataGTAGAAGGCTCTGACCTCAGCAGCTCATACTTGCAGAGTAACCTGGACCTTGCCTCCCTAGCTGCAACTGGAAGCTATAATGAGGGCTTGACTGTTGCAACAGTTTCTTTCACAAACAGTGAAAAACCACCAGTCTTATTGCAACAGCAGAATTGCACCCA AGTTTCTCTTCGCTGTGGAAAGAAGCATAAACTAGAGGAAGAGATGGATGG TTGCCCTGTGAAGAAGAAGAGACTGATTGAAACTGTTCACTACTCTCCGAATCCCAGCACTGAAGAGATTCTCTGTGCAGGTCAGCAGGCAGCTGGGGAGGTAGCAAGGCAGTGCATTGGTAGTCTTCATGAAGCTGGCTTGTTAGAAATTCCCTGTGAAGATATGGATCAGACAATGGGGGAACATCAGTGCGAGGTTGCCCGCAGGAAGCTTCAGGAAATTGAGGACAG GATAATTGATGAAGATGAAGATGTTCATGCCGATGGGAATACTAGCAATCTGCCCACTCTTGTCCTGTCTGATACTCTTCAAAAGGGGCTGAGGAGGGATTTTGATCAAGTcctgacaaaaaaaataatagagTCCAT GAGCCGTCCCTCCATGGAGCTAGTGCTCTGGAAACCTCTCCCTGAATTCCTCACAGACAAACTGAAATCTGTTTCTGTTGCTAAAAACTACAAGCAGCAGGGCACAGAAGGGTGCCAAGCTAAGCAATCAACTCTTGGAGCCGCCTTTCAACCACAAACTGAAACATTCTCTGAAGCACAACAAACTGTGATGTCTCCAGGACTATATAGTAGCTTGGGAACATCTGTATGTGTAGAAGAGGAGATGGAATTATAG